The nucleotide window CAGCAGCGTGGCAATCGGTAATGGCTTCGTTAATCGCGCCCGCATCATCTGACGTGCCATCGGCAATAGCACCGAAATGCCGCACGTTGAACGTGCCAACCTCCGCAAGTGCCGCTGCTGTCAGTGCTGCGAGTGTTTCCTCGCGTTTTCTGCCCGTATATTTCTCCAAGTTCGTTACCCATTTCTTAAGGGTCATGCTGCGTACGGAGGCGACATAGTCCACCAGCGTTTCCAGCGTGTATTCATATCTATGCGCGTCTACCTGGCCTTCAAGCGTTTTCCAGAGTTCGGCTGCCTGTGCTGCCATCTCGACCGCCTCTTCCATGTTGGCATAGATGTCCTGTATGAGGGTCCTGCCGATAGAAAGTCGATGATCGTGTGCTGTGAAGTGGAATGCGGCGAGATGTGCTTCCCCGCGCAACGGATCTCCATATATCTCGCGAAGTCCCGGTGCATACTGCGCTAACACGCGTTCACCCAATGCGGGTGTTATAACACCTATACCTCTCTCATTAACAACATAAGGCGTCTTGTTTTCTGTCATACCGGGGTCGGAGGAATCAAACCATATACCGCGATAACCCCGATAGTTGTAGGATTTCCGCGTCACCTCTTCCAGCATCATCAGAATCGTCTTGATTGTCCTAACCACCTCTGGATCACCGCCAAACGTCTGCTGAATCCATTCCGTGTAAATCTCATCCACCGTCAGGTCCGGATTCCAAGAGAGTCGTCCCAATCCGTAATAGTTCACGGCGTTCAATGGGCAGTCCGTCCACGCCGGAGACGGCGAGATCATCGACACACCCATGATACAATCCACACTGAACTTGTTCAGGCTCCCCGGTCCGTTGCGATAGGTATCCTGTTCAAACCACCACTTCCATTTTTTCACCCAAGAGACGGGCCAACTCTTGTCAATGACAAGTTCACTCCCATAGAGGTTTTTCCGAATCGCGCCATCGAGTGCGGGGATCGGTGCCCACAGGTCCCAATCCATAGGGCTGCCTTTCGGGACTATAACGACGTTGTCTCGGAAATTGCCGTCCTCGTGGGCGAACAGATCGTAAGGGATTAGGTTTCGGTAAGGTTCAGGTGTGTATCGCAAGTTGCCGTAGACGAACGCCCGTACAAGCACCTTTCCGCCATGCGGCTTCAGCGTATCCGCAATCCGGTTCGTCATTGGCGGACGCGGATCGCCGTTCTGTTTCTCCGAACCGAGTTTCATCATATAGCCACCGAAGTCAGGCACGCGGGCATAGAGGGTCTCGGCGGTTTTTGGGTCGAGTGCCAAGAGATAATTCGGACTCCAGTAGAGTTTGATGCCGTAGTCTCGACAGATGTCAGCGAGTTTTTCGACCTCATCGAGATGGTCCAGAAAGTTGTTGCGGTAATGCCAGTTAATCTCACTCGGACAGAGCGCATTCCAACCGCACGATGCCAACATACGCACCCAATCTCGGATGCGTTTAGTATCGCCGGTACGCAACTCCTCCCAACTGAAGATCGAATCGTCTCTGCCGCCACCGCGCCACCTGTCGCCGAGGAGTCCGCGGAAATACGACCAGTGTGCCACCATACGGATAGGCACCTGTGGATTTTCCAGCACGTCGAGTGTAAGTGGATCCTGTCCAATCTGGAGGCGACGCATCAGGTCGAAGGTGCCAAAAATAACCCCTGCGGGGATTCCGCCCGCAACAACAACCGCCCCTTCCATCGCCTTGATGACGAACCCATCCCCTTCGATGCGATCCAACTGAAGATCTTCAGCATGCTCTCGGATCCAGTTAGAGGTTTCTACTGTTCCGAGGATAACCCTCGGTCCAGCGACAGTTGCAGTTTCTGAAACGGAAGGCTTGAAACCGAACATGGATTCCGCCGCCTGTGCCAATTCAGATGCAGCCGTCTGGACTGTCGAATTCGCGCCCTCAGCAACGACGGTTCTGAATAAATCCTGACTGCGTTGTGCTGTATCGAGCGGATTGAACTGTAGCCACGCTTTATAGAGTGTCCTGTCTATCTCCTGGTACTTGTAAGTGTTATGCCTTCTTTCAGTCGGATTCGTGTCCCGTCTTCCTGCATAGACGGCTTTGGTCTCGTCGTAAATCTGACGGATTTCAGCGTCCGTGAGTGGTTTGTCATAGATGCGCAGATCATCAAGAAAACCGACAAAGTCTTCATCGGTGTGGATCTCCGTTAACCCCTCACGACGCAGCGGCTCTGTATCCACCGTTGACAAGTCAATCGTGGCAATCTGCTCGCCATCACGCCACCCTACGATTTGCTTCGCTTCGTGGTCATAAGCAACCGCGAACAGATGCCATTCGGAATCGCCGATGGTGGCTTTCACATGCGGATAGAACGCCCATTCGCGCATGTCGTACTTGGGCCAATCGTAGTCGAGAATCCCTTCCCAGTATTCAAAATCCTTTTCACCTCGGAAACGCACCTGAAAACAGCCACGATAGGTATTAAGTTCGACGGCATCGTTGTTATACCTGAGGATGTTGGACCGATCCGATATCGTATTCATCCAAAAACAGATTGTACCGCGCGACATCGCAAGCGGGGAGTTCTCAGACACAGGAATCCGCAGCGGCTCGGTTTTGGACACCGTTTCGATACACGCATGCCCCTCACCGAGTGAATAGATCTTTGCGCCACCCAGCACGGCGTGGTTCCCGTTCCCAGAGAGGTCGGTACCGGTGCCGTCGTCAAAATTCCATTGTCCCACAAGCCCACACGCGGCTTGCGTCGACAACCCGCCGATTTCACCCGCTGTTACACTACTAAGTTCACTCGCTAAAACCAATGCCGCTATTACAAAAAGGGCAATGAGTCCTTGGTATTCCATATGTTCGCTCCGTATCTTTAGCGATTCAGATTATTTTCCTTTGCACTTCGGTTGATCCCTACGGGCTAACTTTTATATTTCCCCACGTGGTGGTTAATTTGCCCGCGGGGTAAACCGCCAGGGCGGATTTCAGTCCTTTTGTCATGATGACCTCGATGTCATCTTCAGTGAGCGCGACACTGAAAAACGCGATTTCATCAAAAAGACCGGAAAAGTATTGTCCCCACTGATCTAAAAAATTCGCACCAATACCGATCTCCGTAAACGTATAAGTATCGGCAACAGTCTCACCTTCTTTGCCATTGTAGTAGCCTGTCACATTTCCCTTACCATCGAATACAAACGCGTAGTGCCCCCATTTATTGTCATCAAATTTAGGGATGACAGGTTTCCACGCGCTACTCCAGATTTCAACGGTTTCACCTTGGTACCGAGTCGTGAAAGCCGGGTTTGTGGGACCATTGATGTTCGATATCAACCGATCATCATTCGCGGCATCCCTCGGATTTGCCCACAAAACCAATGTAACCTCTCCAGATAAGCCTAAATCCCCGACAAGGACGTGTCCCTTACTCTCGTTTCCATCAAATTCCAACCCGGATCCGAACTTACCGTCCTTCGTCCATTTCGGATCGTTTTCAAATTTCCCATCATTCCCATTTTCAGAGGAATCCGCTGCTGTATTGCCCTTGCCCTCATCAAAGAGCCACATCCCAACAACGGTTTTCAGATCAAATTCAGCACTGCTCATACCCGTAAACATTAGACTCAGGACAATTAAACCAACACACGTAAGCATTAAATTCGCCATTACGACCTTCATTGGTCATAACCTCCTTTTATTATGCCAGAGAGTTGTCAATTGAGAATTCGTGGCGACACGCGGCGTTAAATATGTAATGCGTGAATAGAGAACTAACCCACCTTATCAATCTTCTACTATTTTATCACGGATTTAATTGGGAGTCATTCAAAAAAAAAGGCGGTGAACCAAAGTCCACCGCGCCGATTATACTCGTATTTATGGAAGTCCGTGTTTATGGAAGCCATTTGCGAGGGCTAACAGGACCAAAGCGAGCATCGCCAG belongs to Candidatus Poribacteria bacterium and includes:
- a CDS encoding LamG domain-containing protein translates to MKVVMANLMLTCVGLIVLSLMFTGMSSAEFDLKTVVGMWLFDEGKGNTAADSSENGNDGKFENDPKWTKDGKFGSGLEFDGNESKGHVLVGDLGLSGEVTLVLWANPRDAANDDRLISNINGPTNPAFTTRYQGETVEIWSSAWKPVIPKFDDNKWGHYAFVFDGKGNVTGYYNGKEGETVADTYTFTEIGIGANFLDQWGQYFSGLFDEIAFFSVALTEDDIEVIMTKGLKSALAVYPAGKLTTTWGNIKVSP